Genomic segment of Archaeoglobus neptunius:
AGGAGGGTTTCAGGGTTACGGGATTTGAAGAGGGGTTTGTTGAAGGTTACAAATACGGATATCCGGTCGATCACAGAACAAAGGATGGGAGACTCGTATACACGCCTGAGAGACCAAGGGGTGTTGTGGAAAAGTGCACGTTCTGTGTTCAGTATATTGATCAGGGGTTGAAACCGGCATGTGTGAGGGGTTGTCCCGGAAACGCCAGAATCTTTGGAGATCTTGACGATCCCACCAGTGAAATTTCGGTAATACTCAAGGACAGGCCGTATGTGAAGTTGCTGGAGGATATGGGGACGGAGCCAAAAGTATTCTACATACCACCTGTGAGGAAGGAGAGGGGAGTTGTGAGATACTCTGCGAGTATGGAGGAGGATTAAGATGAGAAAGATAGTTTTTGCCGTGCTGATTGT
This window contains:
- a CDS encoding 4Fe-4S dicluster domain-containing protein, translated to MVRYGMVIDLNRCIGCRSCAVICKIHNSLPPGTWWHRVETIGAREHQVSVGEFPNLTEVFLPVPCMHCDNPPCVKVCPVGATWKREDGVVLVDFERCIGCRYCMTACPYGVRQFNWQDSEESFKEGFRVTGFEEGFVEGYKYGYPVDHRTKDGRLVYTPERPRGVVEKCTFCVQYIDQGLKPACVRGCPGNARIFGDLDDPTSEISVILKDRPYVKLLEDMGTEPKVFYIPPVRKERGVVRYSASMEED